One part of the Marichromatium purpuratum 984 genome encodes these proteins:
- the flhB gene encoding flagellar biosynthesis protein FlhB: MAENENGQEKTEEPTAKRQREAREKGQVPRSREFNTLTVLLAGAGFMVFFGGHLGAQLAAQMADGFTLERELFYDTQRLLPYLASQIGRALQTLAPLFALLFVVALLGPILIGGANFSAQAMAPKLDKLNPLKGIKRQFSAQALLELGKTLAKFVIVSLVAGMVLWSVSDELLHLGEEPLKEAIFHTADMAVWIFLLVSAALVLIAAVDVPFQLWNHNKQLRMTRQELKDEYKETDGKPEVKGRIRQLQQEMASRRMMAEVPKADVVITNPTRYAVAIVYEPARMRAPRLLAKGVGEVAGAIRALADEHDIIRVEAPRVARAIYFTTDLGEEIPGGLFVAVARILAYVYQLKRHDPEVSMPTDLPVPDEYLDPREAARAARGNR, encoded by the coding sequence ATGGCCGAGAACGAGAACGGCCAGGAAAAAACCGAAGAACCGACCGCCAAACGCCAACGCGAGGCGCGCGAAAAAGGCCAGGTGCCACGCTCGCGCGAGTTCAACACCCTGACGGTGTTGCTCGCCGGTGCCGGTTTCATGGTGTTCTTCGGCGGCCATCTCGGCGCCCAGCTCGCCGCCCAGATGGCCGATGGCTTCACCCTCGAGCGCGAGCTGTTCTATGACACCCAGCGACTGTTGCCCTATCTGGCCAGTCAGATCGGTCGCGCGCTGCAGACCCTCGCGCCGCTCTTTGCGCTGCTCTTCGTCGTCGCGCTGCTCGGGCCGATCCTGATCGGCGGCGCCAACTTCTCGGCGCAGGCGATGGCCCCCAAGCTCGACAAGCTCAATCCGCTCAAGGGGATCAAGCGCCAGTTCTCCGCTCAGGCATTGCTCGAACTTGGCAAGACACTTGCCAAGTTCGTGATCGTTTCCCTGGTCGCCGGGATGGTGCTCTGGAGCGTTTCCGATGAGTTGCTGCATCTCGGCGAGGAGCCGCTCAAGGAGGCGATCTTCCATACCGCCGACATGGCGGTATGGATCTTCCTGCTGGTCTCGGCGGCGCTGGTGCTGATTGCTGCGGTCGACGTACCCTTCCAGTTGTGGAACCACAACAAGCAGCTGCGCATGACCCGTCAGGAGCTCAAGGACGAGTACAAGGAGACCGACGGCAAGCCTGAGGTCAAGGGGCGGATCCGTCAGCTGCAGCAAGAGATGGCCAGCCGACGGATGATGGCCGAGGTGCCCAAGGCCGACGTGGTCATCACCAACCCTACCCGCTATGCCGTGGCCATCGTCTACGAGCCGGCGCGGATGCGTGCTCCACGACTGCTCGCCAAGGGGGTCGGCGAGGTCGCCGGGGCGATTCGCGCGCTCGCCGACGAGCACGACATCATCCGGGTGGAGGCGCCGCGGGTGGCACGCGCGATCTATTTCACCACCGACCTTGGCGAGGAGATCCCCGGTGGGCTGTTCGTCGCCGTGGCGCGCATCCTCGCCTATGTCTATCAGCTCAAGCGTCACGATCCCGAGGTATCGATGCCGACCGACCTGCCTGTGCCCGATGAATATCTCGATCCACGCGAGGCGGCTCGCGCAGCGCGGGGTAACCGCTAG
- the flhA gene encoding flagellar biosynthesis protein FlhA, giving the protein MAGLSERLGGLSRLGLGAPLLLIALLSMMVLPLPPLALDLLFTFNISLSLIVVMVAVYTPRPVDFAAFPAVLLLATLLRLALNVASTRVILLRGADGTDAAGQVIQAFGDFVLGGNFAVGLVVFTILVIINFVVVTKGAGRISEVSARFTLDAMPGKQMAIDADLNSGLITQDEARTRREDIAQEADFYGSMDGASKFVRGDAIAGILILFINILGGIVIGTSQHGMSFGEAGNVYVLLTIGDGLVAQIPSLMLSSATAIIVTRTSTAQDMGQQVFGQMFENPRALFVAAAVLGILGAIPGMPNLVFLGLAAMMAGGGYLLSRRAAEPAGAEEVDQLPPGVEMPPAPEERELSWEDVPPVDLVALEVGYRLIPLVDRGQNGQLMGRIKGIRRKLSQELGFLIQPVHIRDNLELGPNHYRISLLGVTQAEAEVFPDRELAINPGQVFGTVPGTPTKDPTFNLDALWIDPSDRENAQGAGYTVVDAATVIATHLSQVFRENAHRLIGHEEVQHLLDQLGRRSPKLVENLLSKTLSLSAILKVMQNLLAEQVSIRDMRTIAETLAEQAQKSQDPGALTAAVRVALARSIVQDLVGPAGELPLIALEPTLEQLLHKSLRGSQGETVGLEPGLAERVQRSVADAARRQEMEGAPAVLVVAPEIRTWVASWLRGAVSSLTVLAFTEIPDNRKIRVVATVGQGDAAPAKA; this is encoded by the coding sequence GTGGCTGGACTGAGTGAACGCCTGGGGGGGCTGAGCCGGCTCGGGCTGGGCGCGCCGCTGCTGCTCATCGCGCTGCTGTCGATGATGGTGTTGCCGCTGCCGCCGCTGGCGCTCGATCTGCTCTTCACCTTCAACATCTCGCTGTCGCTGATCGTGGTGATGGTGGCCGTCTACACCCCGCGGCCGGTCGACTTCGCCGCCTTTCCGGCGGTGTTGCTGCTCGCCACCCTGTTGCGTCTGGCGCTCAACGTCGCCTCGACCCGGGTGATCCTGCTGCGCGGCGCCGATGGCACCGATGCCGCCGGGCAGGTGATCCAGGCCTTCGGCGACTTCGTGCTCGGCGGTAACTTCGCCGTCGGTCTGGTGGTCTTCACCATCCTGGTGATCATCAACTTCGTGGTGGTCACCAAGGGCGCGGGACGTATCTCCGAGGTCAGCGCGCGTTTCACCCTCGATGCCATGCCGGGCAAGCAGATGGCCATCGACGCCGACCTCAACTCCGGGCTGATCACCCAGGACGAGGCGCGTACGCGGCGCGAGGACATCGCCCAGGAGGCCGACTTCTACGGCTCGATGGATGGTGCGAGCAAGTTCGTGCGCGGCGATGCCATCGCCGGCATCCTCATTCTCTTCATCAATATCCTCGGCGGCATCGTCATCGGCACCAGCCAGCACGGCATGTCCTTCGGCGAGGCCGGCAACGTCTATGTACTGCTGACCATCGGTGACGGGCTGGTGGCGCAGATCCCCTCGCTGATGCTCTCCTCGGCCACGGCGATCATCGTCACCCGTACCTCGACGGCGCAGGACATGGGCCAGCAGGTGTTCGGGCAGATGTTCGAGAATCCGCGGGCGCTGTTCGTCGCCGCCGCGGTGCTCGGTATCCTCGGCGCCATCCCGGGGATGCCGAACCTGGTCTTCCTCGGGCTGGCGGCGATGATGGCCGGCGGCGGCTATCTGCTCAGCCGTCGCGCCGCCGAGCCGGCCGGCGCCGAGGAGGTCGACCAACTCCCGCCTGGGGTGGAGATGCCGCCGGCGCCGGAGGAGCGCGAACTCTCCTGGGAGGATGTGCCGCCGGTCGACCTGGTCGCGCTCGAGGTCGGTTACCGGCTCATCCCGCTGGTCGATCGCGGCCAGAACGGGCAGCTGATGGGACGGATCAAGGGCATCCGGCGCAAGCTCTCGCAGGAACTCGGCTTTCTCATCCAGCCGGTGCACATCCGCGATAACCTCGAGCTCGGCCCCAACCACTACCGTATCTCGCTGCTCGGGGTCACCCAGGCCGAGGCCGAGGTCTTCCCCGATCGCGAGCTGGCGATCAACCCGGGGCAGGTCTTCGGCACCGTCCCCGGCACCCCGACCAAGGACCCGACCTTCAACCTCGATGCGTTGTGGATCGACCCGAGCGATCGCGAGAACGCCCAGGGCGCGGGCTATACCGTGGTCGATGCCGCCACCGTGATCGCCACCCATCTCTCGCAGGTGTTTCGCGAGAACGCCCACCGGCTGATCGGTCACGAGGAGGTGCAGCACCTGCTCGATCAACTCGGCCGCCGCTCACCCAAGCTCGTCGAGAACCTGCTCTCGAAGACGCTGTCGCTGAGCGCGATCCTCAAGGTGATGCAGAACCTGCTCGCCGAGCAGGTCTCGATCCGTGACATGCGCACCATTGCCGAAACCCTGGCGGAGCAGGCGCAGAAGAGTCAAGATCCCGGCGCTTTGACCGCAGCGGTGCGGGTCGCACTGGCGCGCTCGATCGTCCAGGACCTGGTCGGACCTGCGGGTGAGCTGCCGTTGATCGCTCTTGAGCCAACATTGGAGCAACTCTTGCATAAGTCGCTGCGAGGCAGTCAGGGCGAGACCGTTGGGCTCGAACCCGGACTGGCTGAGCGGGTTCAGCGTTCGGTGGCCGATGCGGCCAGACGCCAGGAGATGGAGGGGGCGCCGGCGGTGCTGGTGGTCGCCCCGGAGATCCGCACCTGGGTCGCGAGCTGGTTGCGCGGCGCTGTCAGCAGCCTGACGGTGCTGGCCTTCACCGAGATCCCGGACAACCGCAAGATCCGGGTGGTGGCCACCGTGGGGCAGGGCGATGCCGCTCCGGCAAAGGCATGA
- the flhF gene encoding flagellar biosynthesis protein FlhF gives MSVRRYTARDMRDAMRQVRELQGPDAVILSSRRVDGMLEVIAALDEGDQAAAPAPTVPTRAPHRERANAPEVRAPRPAVPATATLPTDPEIAAMRRELCDLRSLLVQHQNASESARWAARHPLAAELVTRLTGCGFTEKLARSLAGGILEETSVESAWSRLRARLSAAMPTAQSPVLDQGGMLALVGPTGVGKTTTLARLALRQIRRMGRDSVSLVSLDRQRIGAYKQLQAFGQMAGVSVMLLENEHELAALSSRAGDGRLILIDTAGHAARDAAERRLFAQVRERIELETWLVIAATHQSMVLRQVLEAFQSSEPSALVLTKVDETEQLGETLSVLMEQRLGLIFYSDGQRMTEDFHKVDTLYLTRLALQERVHAMRAPSGARASLDGLAMNAMPASTRTPGEQGGMVLESVLPFRTPTHATA, from the coding sequence ATGAGTGTGAGGCGCTATACGGCACGGGACATGCGCGACGCGATGCGCCAGGTGCGCGAGCTGCAGGGACCGGATGCGGTGATCCTGTCGAGTCGTCGGGTCGATGGCATGCTGGAGGTGATCGCCGCGCTCGACGAGGGCGATCAGGCCGCTGCGCCGGCACCGACGGTACCGACCCGTGCGCCACACCGCGAGCGCGCGAACGCGCCCGAGGTGCGTGCTCCGCGCCCGGCGGTGCCGGCGACCGCGACCCTGCCCACTGACCCTGAGATCGCGGCGATGCGGCGCGAACTTTGCGATCTGCGCAGCCTGCTGGTGCAGCACCAGAACGCCAGCGAGTCGGCGCGCTGGGCGGCGCGTCATCCGCTCGCCGCCGAGCTGGTGACGCGACTGACCGGCTGTGGTTTCACCGAGAAGCTCGCGCGCAGTCTCGCTGGCGGGATCCTCGAGGAGACCTCGGTCGAGAGCGCCTGGTCGCGGCTGCGCGCGCGGCTCTCGGCGGCGATGCCGACGGCACAGTCGCCGGTGCTCGACCAGGGTGGCATGCTGGCGCTGGTGGGGCCGACCGGGGTGGGCAAGACCACCACCCTGGCGCGGTTGGCGCTGCGCCAGATCCGGCGCATGGGGCGCGACTCGGTCAGCCTAGTCTCACTTGACCGCCAGCGCATTGGCGCCTACAAGCAGTTGCAGGCATTCGGCCAGATGGCCGGGGTCTCGGTGATGTTGCTCGAGAACGAGCATGAGCTGGCGGCGTTGTCGAGTCGCGCCGGTGATGGCAGACTGATTCTCATCGATACGGCCGGGCATGCCGCGCGTGATGCCGCCGAGCGCCGATTGTTTGCGCAGGTGCGCGAGCGCATCGAGCTCGAGACCTGGCTGGTGATTGCCGCTACCCATCAGTCGATGGTGCTCAGACAAGTGCTCGAGGCGTTCCAGTCGAGCGAACCCTCGGCCCTGGTGTTGACCAAGGTGGACGAGACGGAACAGCTCGGCGAGACTCTGTCCGTGTTGATGGAGCAGCGGCTCGGTTTGATTTTTTATAGCGATGGTCAACGCATGACCGAAGATTTCCACAAGGTCGATACACTCTATCTCACCCGGCTGGCGCTCCAGGAGCGGGTCCACGCCATGCGCGCGCCGAGCGGCGCGCGCGCCTCTCTCGATGGTCTGGCAATGAACGCGATGCCGGCGTCCACGCGGACGCCTGGTGAACAGGGCGGTATGGTTCTGGAGTCGGTCTTGCCCTTCAGGACGCCCACCCATGCAACCGCCTAG
- a CDS encoding MinD/ParA family protein, giving the protein MQPPSSRLRSIAVASGKGGVGKTNVSVNLAVALARMGRRVMLFDADLGLANADLLLGLRPTKTLHDLVEGRVEGLEEVLVQGPQGMQLVPSASGIASMANLSPAEHAGLIRAFSSYRQPLDVLIVDTSAGVQESVTAFCKAVQEVVVVVCDEPASLTDAYALIKVLHQDHGLRRFRMVCNMLSSPEAGRRLVRKLSTVCAQYLPEVMLEASGIIPLDDNLRRAVQRRGPVVDLYPGSPSGRAFTELATRVDRWPIAETDLGGIGFFVERMLQSA; this is encoded by the coding sequence ATGCAACCGCCTAGCAGTCGGCTCAGGAGCATCGCCGTCGCCAGCGGCAAGGGGGGCGTCGGCAAGACCAATGTCTCGGTCAATCTCGCTGTCGCGCTCGCGCGCATGGGACGGCGGGTGATGCTGTTCGACGCCGACCTCGGTCTGGCCAACGCCGACCTGTTGCTCGGCTTGCGCCCGACCAAGACCCTGCACGATCTCGTCGAGGGGCGGGTCGAGGGGCTCGAGGAGGTGTTGGTGCAAGGCCCGCAGGGCATGCAGCTGGTGCCCTCGGCCTCGGGCATCGCCAGCATGGCCAATCTCAGCCCCGCCGAGCACGCCGGGCTGATCCGTGCCTTCAGCTCCTACCGTCAGCCGCTCGACGTGCTCATCGTCGATACCTCGGCCGGTGTCCAGGAATCGGTCACCGCCTTCTGCAAGGCGGTGCAGGAAGTGGTGGTGGTGGTCTGTGACGAGCCCGCCTCGCTCACCGACGCCTACGCGCTGATCAAGGTGCTGCACCAGGATCACGGCTTGCGTCGTTTCCGCATGGTCTGCAACATGTTGAGTTCGCCGGAGGCCGGTCGGCGCCTGGTGCGCAAGCTCTCGACCGTCTGTGCCCAGTATCTGCCGGAGGTGATGCTCGAGGCTTCGGGTATCATCCCGCTCGACGACAATCTGCGCCGGGCCGTGCAACGACGCGGCCCCGTGGTCGATCTGTATCCGGGCAGTCCCTCGGGGCGCGCCTTCACCGAGTTGGCGACCCGGGTCGACCGTTGGCCCATTGCCGAGACCGACCTGGGCGGCATCGGCTTTTTCGTCGAGCGGATGTTGCAAAGTGCCTGA
- a CDS encoding RNA polymerase sigma factor FliA: MMAPKRPLQGYPNLVDRPDELVAANVDLVQRIAHHLAARLPPSVQLDDLVQSGMVGLIEAARQFQAGQGATFATYATIRIRGAMIDELRRADWTPRSVHRNSRRIAAAIREVETREGRAASDAEVAAELEVGLTDYHAMLQDSASANVLGIEDLGGPEVEADRWLAGTEDSPPEQLAQAQFRLALAQALGSLPERERLVMNLYYNEALNLREIGAVLGITESRVSQIRSQALHRLRSRLSDWTGEGSESLL; the protein is encoded by the coding sequence CTGATGGCCCCGAAACGTCCATTGCAGGGGTATCCTAATCTGGTCGATCGGCCCGACGAGCTGGTTGCGGCCAATGTCGACCTGGTACAGCGTATCGCGCATCATCTGGCGGCGCGTCTGCCGCCGTCGGTGCAGCTCGACGATCTGGTTCAGTCGGGGATGGTGGGGCTGATCGAGGCCGCGCGCCAGTTCCAGGCAGGGCAGGGCGCGACCTTCGCGACCTATGCGACCATCCGTATCCGTGGCGCGATGATCGACGAGCTGCGCCGGGCGGACTGGACTCCGCGCTCGGTCCACCGCAACAGTCGCCGTATCGCCGCGGCTATCCGCGAGGTGGAGACGCGCGAGGGGCGCGCGGCGAGCGACGCCGAGGTTGCCGCCGAGCTTGAAGTCGGGCTGACGGATTATCATGCGATGCTGCAGGACAGCGCGAGCGCCAACGTCCTCGGCATCGAAGACCTCGGCGGTCCGGAGGTGGAGGCCGATCGCTGGCTAGCGGGGACGGAGGACTCGCCCCCGGAGCAGCTCGCTCAGGCGCAGTTTCGCCTGGCGCTCGCCCAGGCCCTGGGGAGCTTGCCGGAACGCGAGCGTCTGGTCATGAACCTGTATTACAACGAGGCGTTGAACCTGCGCGAGATCGGCGCCGTGCTCGGTATCACCGAGTCACGTGTCAGCCAGATCCGCAGTCAGGCCTTGCACCGCTTGCGCTCACGGTTGTCTGATTGGACCGGCGAGGGCAGTGAGTCGCTGTTGTGA
- the cheY gene encoding chemotaxis response regulator CheY — protein MKILVVDDFSTMRRIIKNLLRELGFNNTMEADDGSTALPMLKSGGFDFLITDWNMPNMEGIELLRQVRADPELKELPVLMVTAEAKREQIVEAAQAGVNGYIVKPFTAETLKEKIDKIFERVAG, from the coding sequence ATGAAGATCCTCGTCGTGGATGACTTCTCCACGATGAGACGCATCATCAAGAATCTGCTGCGCGAGCTGGGGTTCAATAACACCATGGAAGCCGACGACGGTAGCACGGCTCTACCGATGCTCAAGAGCGGCGGCTTCGACTTCCTCATCACCGACTGGAACATGCCCAACATGGAGGGGATCGAGCTGCTGCGTCAGGTCCGTGCCGACCCTGAACTCAAGGAGCTGCCGGTGCTGATGGTGACGGCCGAGGCCAAGCGTGAGCAGATCGTCGAGGCGGCCCAAGCGGGTGTCAACGGCTATATCGTCAAGCCTTTCACCGCCGAGACACTGAAGGAAAAGATCGATAAGATCTTCGAGCGAGTCGCTGGCTAG
- a CDS encoding protein phosphatase CheZ codes for MDNDETRLTAQLALAQELVEHLQNGDEEGARLIIQQLRFPYERELFEELGKLTRELHEALQSFRGDSRLVEITQDEIPDAKERLSYVVTMTEQATHRTLNAVDEGLPIAERVHDNAVRLSERWGRFRRRELSLDEFREFAHELDAFFTATGQETERLRSLMSEIMMAQDFQDLTGQIIGRVIRLVQDVEENLVGLIRLSSGRMEGAVAKPAEPSVEKAEEPHPRAGVGPAVPNTSDDLGDVVSGQDDVDALLSSLGF; via the coding sequence ATGGACAATGACGAAACACGTTTGACCGCACAGCTGGCGCTTGCGCAGGAGCTGGTCGAACACCTCCAAAACGGCGATGAGGAAGGCGCGCGCCTGATCATCCAGCAGCTGCGCTTCCCCTACGAGCGCGAGCTGTTCGAGGAACTCGGCAAGCTGACCCGCGAGCTGCACGAAGCGCTGCAGAGTTTCCGTGGTGACTCGCGTCTGGTCGAGATCACCCAGGACGAGATCCCGGACGCCAAGGAACGGCTCTCCTATGTCGTCACCATGACCGAGCAGGCTACGCACCGTACCCTCAATGCGGTCGACGAGGGCTTGCCGATCGCCGAGCGAGTGCATGACAACGCGGTGCGACTCTCCGAGCGTTGGGGACGGTTCCGGCGCCGCGAACTCTCGCTCGATGAATTCCGTGAATTCGCGCACGAACTCGACGCCTTCTTCACCGCCACCGGGCAGGAGACCGAGCGGCTGCGCTCGCTGATGTCCGAGATCATGATGGCCCAGGACTTCCAGGACCTCACCGGCCAGATCATCGGGCGGGTCATCCGTCTGGTGCAGGACGTCGAGGAGAACCTAGTCGGCTTGATTCGGCTCTCCAGTGGACGCATGGAAGGGGCTGTCGCCAAGCCCGCCGAGCCCTCCGTCGAGAAGGCCGAGGAGCCCCATCCTCGAGCTGGCGTCGGGCCGGCGGTGCCCAATACCAGCGACGATCTCGGGGATGTCGTTTCGGGTCAGGACGACGTCGATGCCCTGCTGTCCAGTCTCGGCTTCTAG
- a CDS encoding chemotaxis protein CheA: MPIDPNDEILQDFLVEAGELLEGLNEQLIDLEQDPANRDLLNSVFRSFHTIKGGAGFLNLNALVSVCHHAEDVFNLLRNGERHVDAQLMDTVLRVLDVVNVMFGDLQSGKEPEPAAPELIAELEQLASPAPPPASPEPPPAPVEPPPAEPEAAPEPVVATGASAPDDEITEQEFEALLDALGGQPQSGAAPAEAAEPAVPASSESIPIEAATADEQPAEDTDLITDEEFENLLDQLHGKGAFTAAPAPKAAAESAPSSPAPAPQPSTAAAPAKPAPKPDGESSAAAAARAVKQVATPAETSVRVDTNRLDEIMNLVGELVLVRNRLSMLRSQTEDDEVAKAINSLALVTADLQAAVMKTRMQPIKKVFSRFPRVVRDLSRSLGKEIDFQTYGEDTDLDKNLVEALADPLVHLIRNAVDHGIEMPDVREAAGKSRRGRVILGAAQEGDHIALTIEDDGRGMDPQALRLKAVEKGLLEPPMAERLSDRDAFNLIFMAGFSTKEQISDVSGRGVGMDVVKTRIAQLNGSVEIDSELGRGTLLQVKLPLTLAILPALMVILDGRRFAIPLASVSEILDLDLSRSRFVDDQEAIVVRSHALPIYHIGRWVRPGREEGPRGEAHVVVVQVGQRKVGLVVDGLVGQEEVVIKPLGLGLRHVSGLAGATITGDGGIALILDVPELLKVMGRSEFGGRREAADELVTGG, encoded by the coding sequence ATGCCAATCGACCCGAATGACGAAATTCTTCAGGATTTCCTGGTCGAGGCCGGCGAGCTGCTCGAAGGCTTGAACGAGCAACTGATCGATCTGGAGCAGGATCCGGCGAACCGCGATCTGCTCAATTCGGTCTTCCGCAGTTTTCATACCATCAAGGGTGGCGCGGGCTTTCTCAACCTCAACGCGCTGGTCTCGGTCTGTCATCATGCCGAGGACGTGTTCAACCTGTTGCGCAACGGCGAGCGCCATGTCGACGCGCAGTTGATGGACACGGTGTTGCGGGTGCTCGATGTCGTCAACGTCATGTTCGGTGACCTGCAGTCGGGCAAGGAGCCCGAGCCCGCCGCGCCCGAGCTGATCGCCGAACTCGAGCAACTGGCCTCGCCTGCGCCGCCGCCGGCATCGCCCGAGCCGCCTCCGGCTCCCGTCGAGCCGCCGCCAGCCGAGCCCGAGGCGGCACCTGAACCCGTGGTGGCGACGGGCGCCTCCGCACCCGACGATGAAATCACCGAGCAGGAGTTCGAGGCATTACTCGACGCGCTCGGTGGTCAACCCCAGTCCGGTGCCGCACCCGCCGAAGCCGCCGAGCCTGCGGTTCCGGCGTCGAGCGAGTCGATACCGATCGAGGCCGCGACGGCGGACGAGCAACCAGCCGAGGATACCGACCTCATCACCGACGAGGAGTTCGAGAACCTGCTCGATCAGCTCCACGGCAAGGGCGCTTTCACTGCGGCCCCTGCGCCGAAAGCGGCGGCCGAGAGCGCACCTTCCTCTCCTGCGCCGGCGCCACAGCCGAGCACCGCGGCCGCCCCCGCCAAGCCGGCGCCGAAGCCCGATGGCGAGAGCAGCGCTGCGGCCGCGGCACGTGCTGTCAAGCAGGTCGCCACCCCGGCCGAGACCTCGGTGCGAGTCGACACCAACCGGCTCGACGAGATCATGAATCTGGTCGGTGAGCTGGTGCTGGTACGCAACCGGTTGAGCATGCTGCGCTCTCAGACCGAGGACGACGAGGTCGCCAAGGCGATCAACTCGCTTGCGCTGGTCACCGCCGATCTGCAGGCGGCGGTGATGAAGACCCGGATGCAACCGATCAAGAAGGTCTTCAGCCGCTTCCCACGCGTGGTCCGTGACCTCTCGCGCTCGCTCGGCAAGGAGATCGATTTCCAGACCTATGGCGAGGACACCGACCTCGACAAGAATTTGGTCGAGGCCCTGGCCGATCCGTTGGTGCATCTGATCCGCAACGCCGTCGATCATGGTATCGAGATGCCCGATGTGCGCGAGGCCGCTGGCAAGTCGCGCCGTGGGCGCGTGATCCTGGGCGCGGCGCAGGAAGGTGACCACATTGCCCTGACCATTGAGGACGATGGTCGTGGCATGGATCCCCAGGCGCTGCGCCTGAAGGCGGTGGAGAAAGGGCTGCTCGAGCCGCCGATGGCCGAGCGGCTGTCCGATCGCGATGCCTTCAACCTCATCTTCATGGCAGGCTTTTCCACCAAGGAGCAGATCTCCGACGTCTCCGGGCGTGGAGTCGGCATGGATGTGGTCAAGACCCGCATCGCTCAACTCAACGGTTCGGTCGAGATCGATTCCGAACTCGGTCGGGGTACCCTGCTGCAGGTCAAGCTGCCGCTCACTCTGGCGATCCTGCCGGCGTTGATGGTGATCCTCGACGGCCGGCGTTTCGCCATCCCGCTCGCCTCGGTCTCCGAGATCCTCGACCTCGATCTCTCGCGCAGCCGCTTCGTCGATGACCAGGAGGCGATCGTGGTGCGCAGCCATGCCTTGCCGATCTATCACATCGGCCGCTGGGTCCGTCCCGGCCGCGAGGAGGGTCCGCGAGGCGAGGCCCATGTCGTGGTGGTCCAGGTCGGACAGCGCAAGGTCGGTCTGGTGGTCGACGGTCTGGTGGGGCAGGAGGAGGTGGTAATCAAACCGCTCGGTCTCGGGTTGCGTCATGTCTCCGGTCTCGCCGGGGCCACGATCACCGGTGATGGTGGTATCGCACTGATTCTCGATGTTCCCGAACTGCTCAAGGTCATGGGCCGTTCGGAGTTCGGCGGTCGCCGCGAAGCGGCCGACGAATTGGTCACAGGGGGCTGA
- a CDS encoding protein-glutamate methylesterase/protein-glutamine glutaminase — protein sequence MPLKVVVVDDSAFFRRRIVEILNADIGIEVVGTAGDGREAIEVVKRLKPDVVTMDIEMPVMDGITAVRRIMAEAPRPILMFSTLTTDGATATLDALDAGAMDFLPKRFSEMAKDEDSAKMLLRRRVRALARGRSSAPVAPRASARADARHVPAAPASSTPSQSPPPPPPRSSGGRGESLRSLRALLIGTSTGGPVALQEVLKALPSQFPLPIVVIQHMPASFTPAFAERLNNLCQIEVREAANGDALKPGVALLAPGGMQLVLEGGSQPRVRIVDSPPGTIYKPSVDITFTSAVAALRSQVLAVVLTGMGADGREGARALKEQGARIWAQDAASSVVFGMPAAVIEAGLADQVLALRDVGPALVKNLC from the coding sequence GTGCCGCTCAAGGTTGTCGTTGTCGATGATTCCGCCTTTTTTCGGCGTCGTATCGTCGAGATCCTGAATGCCGATATCGGCATCGAGGTGGTCGGTACCGCCGGTGATGGTCGTGAGGCCATCGAGGTGGTCAAGCGCCTCAAGCCCGATGTGGTGACCATGGATATCGAGATGCCGGTGATGGACGGCATCACCGCGGTGCGACGGATCATGGCCGAGGCGCCTCGCCCGATCCTGATGTTCTCGACCCTCACCACGGATGGCGCGACCGCCACGCTCGACGCCCTGGACGCTGGTGCGATGGATTTTCTGCCCAAGCGCTTCAGCGAGATGGCCAAGGACGAGGACAGCGCCAAGATGCTGCTGCGTCGGCGGGTGCGTGCGCTGGCTCGGGGGCGGAGTAGCGCGCCGGTCGCGCCTCGCGCATCGGCGCGCGCCGATGCGCGTCATGTACCCGCCGCTCCCGCGTCCTCGACACCGTCTCAGTCGCCGCCCCCACCCCCGCCCCGGTCATCGGGGGGACGTGGCGAGTCGTTGCGCTCGTTGCGGGCATTGCTGATCGGTACCTCGACCGGTGGACCGGTGGCGTTGCAAGAGGTGCTCAAGGCGTTGCCGAGTCAGTTCCCCTTGCCGATCGTGGTGATCCAGCACATGCCGGCGAGCTTCACCCCGGCCTTTGCCGAGCGTCTCAACAACCTCTGCCAGATCGAGGTGCGCGAGGCGGCCAATGGGGATGCGCTCAAGCCGGGGGTGGCGCTGCTCGCGCCCGGTGGTATGCAGCTGGTGCTCGAGGGCGGATCGCAGCCGCGGGTGCGAATCGTCGACAGCCCGCCCGGCACCATCTACAAGCCGAGTGTCGACATCACCTTCACCTCCGCCGTCGCTGCGCTGCGCAGTCAGGTGTTGGCGGTGGTGCTCACCGGAATGGGGGCCGACGGTCGCGAGGGCGCACGCGCGCTCAAGGAGCAGGGGGCGCGGATCTGGGCCCAGGACGCCGCCAGCTCGGTCGTCTTCGGGATGCCGGCGGCGGTCATCGAGGCCGGGCTCGCCGATCAGGTACTCGCGTTGAGGGATGTCGGGCCGGCGCTCGTCAAAAATCTCTGTTGA